Proteins found in one Lutimonas zeaxanthinifaciens genomic segment:
- a CDS encoding DUF3604 domain-containing protein: MKKYQILIASLLIVPFLTIGQQVGEMTMDMKEGEKIHKKRGYSPYAGRYFPTQVFWGDTHLHTSNSLDARAFGTVLGPEEAYRLARGEEITATHGEKVKLSRPLDWLVVADHSDGMGAMNEIIKGDPNLMSDATVKDWHQRINQGGNEALMATMDVINSFALGKIPEVLIDEDFAQTVWDRYIKTAEKYNEPGRFTTIIGYEWTSTEDGNNLHRNVLYRDNGDLARQMLPYTTTESFNPEDLWQWMEQYETKTKGNVLALAHNGNLSNGIMFPVEVNPATGKPLDENYMKDRIKWEPLYEITQIKGDGEAHPLLSPNDEFADYENWEKGNLNLSTAKTDDMLQYEYAREALKNGLKMEAKFGTNPYKFGVVGSTDSHTSLATAEEDNFFGKHSGNEPSAHRSKGIVGEFEGNKIFDWELVASGYAGVWATENTREAIFDAMARKEVYATTGPRILVRFFGGWDFESGDAKNRLPAEIGYSKGVPMGGDLYSAPKGKSPTFLVGALKDPYGGNLDRIQIVKGWLDKSGKTHEKVYDVVWSDMDQRKADKDGKIPDVGNTVDVANATWSNTIGRAELISVWKDPDFDPKQSAFYYARVIEIPTPRWTAYDAKRFGVEMPKESPMTTTERAYTSPIWYTP; encoded by the coding sequence ATGAAAAAGTATCAAATACTAATCGCATCGCTTTTAATTGTTCCTTTTCTCACCATTGGACAACAAGTGGGAGAAATGACAATGGACATGAAAGAAGGCGAAAAGATTCACAAAAAAAGAGGCTACTCCCCTTATGCAGGGCGTTATTTCCCAACACAGGTGTTTTGGGGCGACACACATCTTCACACCAGTAATTCTTTAGACGCAAGGGCTTTTGGGACCGTGTTGGGTCCAGAAGAGGCATATCGCCTGGCTCGAGGAGAAGAGATAACCGCAACTCACGGTGAGAAAGTGAAACTTTCAAGGCCGCTTGACTGGTTGGTTGTGGCTGATCATTCAGATGGAATGGGTGCCATGAATGAAATCATAAAAGGAGATCCGAACTTAATGTCCGATGCCACTGTTAAAGACTGGCACCAGCGAATTAATCAAGGTGGTAATGAAGCGCTGATGGCAACAATGGATGTGATCAATAGCTTTGCGCTGGGAAAAATACCAGAAGTTCTTATCGATGAGGACTTTGCCCAAACAGTATGGGACCGCTATATAAAAACAGCGGAGAAATACAATGAACCGGGAAGGTTTACAACGATCATCGGTTATGAATGGACTTCTACAGAAGATGGTAACAATTTACACCGAAATGTATTGTATCGAGACAATGGAGATCTGGCAAGACAAATGCTGCCGTATACGACAACCGAAAGTTTTAACCCTGAAGACCTCTGGCAGTGGATGGAACAATATGAAACAAAAACTAAAGGGAACGTTCTTGCCCTGGCCCATAACGGAAACCTAAGTAATGGAATCATGTTTCCTGTAGAAGTCAATCCGGCAACAGGAAAACCACTGGATGAAAATTACATGAAGGACCGTATTAAATGGGAACCACTTTATGAAATTACCCAGATAAAAGGGGATGGCGAGGCTCACCCCCTACTTTCTCCCAATGATGAATTTGCAGATTACGAGAACTGGGAAAAAGGAAATCTCAATTTGAGCACGGCAAAAACAGATGATATGCTGCAATATGAGTATGCCAGAGAGGCCCTCAAGAATGGCTTGAAAATGGAAGCTAAATTCGGGACAAATCCCTATAAATTTGGGGTTGTTGGATCAACAGATTCCCACACAAGTTTAGCCACCGCTGAAGAAGATAATTTTTTTGGCAAACATTCAGGCAATGAACCCAGTGCACATCGCTCTAAAGGAATTGTAGGCGAATTCGAAGGAAATAAAATTTTCGACTGGGAGCTGGTTGCCTCAGGGTATGCCGGAGTTTGGGCAACCGAAAATACAAGAGAAGCTATTTTTGATGCCATGGCCCGTAAGGAAGTCTATGCAACCACAGGGCCAAGAATACTGGTTAGATTTTTCGGGGGATGGGACTTTGAGTCAGGAGATGCAAAGAACAGACTCCCTGCAGAAATAGGATATTCCAAAGGAGTCCCAATGGGAGGAGATTTATATTCGGCACCCAAAGGTAAATCACCAACATTCCTTGTAGGTGCTTTGAAAGATCCTTACGGAGGAAACCTTGACAGAATTCAGATTGTTAAAGGCTGGCTGGATAAATCAGGTAAAACACATGAAAAAGTGTATGATGTAGTTTGGAGTGACATGGATCAAAGGAAAGCCGATAAGGACGGAAAGATCCCTGACGTAGGTAATACTGTTGATGTTGCTAATGCAACCTGGTCAAATACCATTGGAAGGGCTGAACTCATATCCGTTTGGAAAGATCCTGATTTTGATCCGAAACAAAGCGCATTTTATTATGCTAGAGTCATTGAAATTCCAACGCCACGCTGGACGGCCTATGACGCAAAAAGATTCGGTGTTGAAATGCCAAAAGAATCTCCAATGACAACAACAGAAAGAGCCTATACCTCTCCCATTTGGTACACTCCTTAA
- a CDS encoding DUF3124 domain-containing protein, translating to MILLNSDCFVGLFYFCNGTIIFVKFTEKDQMSSFKFIIARKYNTAFMGLLSQLILFILLIFSSSCRFDENKDQIESLNWTDRQINYKLPDSMQTGTSYLSVYSQIYNQTEHKVYDLTATVSIRNTDRNDTIYLDGAEYFDTKGHSIRKYFNKTVYVAPMETVEIVIEERDEDGGTGANFIFDWRIKPGSSEPLFEGVMITSFGQGLSFTTHGKKID from the coding sequence ATGATCCTATTGAATTCAGATTGTTTTGTTGGATTATTCTATTTCTGCAACGGGACAATTATTTTTGTTAAATTTACTGAAAAGGATCAGATGTCGAGTTTTAAATTTATTATTGCAAGAAAATATAATACTGCTTTTATGGGCTTACTAAGCCAATTGATACTATTTATTTTGTTAATTTTTTCAAGTTCATGCCGGTTCGATGAAAACAAGGATCAAATTGAATCTTTGAACTGGACAGACCGTCAAATCAATTATAAACTACCTGATTCTATGCAGACTGGAACATCTTATCTTTCGGTTTATTCTCAAATTTACAATCAGACTGAGCATAAAGTTTATGATTTAACTGCTACTGTGAGTATTAGAAATACAGACAGAAATGATACGATATATTTGGACGGAGCGGAATACTTCGACACGAAAGGACATTCGATTCGTAAATATTTTAATAAAACTGTATATGTTGCCCCAATGGAAACCGTTGAAATTGTTATTGAGGAAAGAGATGAAGATGGCGGTACAGGAGCGAATTTTATTTTTGATTGGAGGATCAAACCTGGCTCGAGTGAGCCATTGTTTGAAGGGGTGATGATTACCTCATTTGGGCAAGGGCTTTCTTTTACAACCCATGGAAAGAAAATCGACTAA
- the rlmH gene encoding 23S rRNA (pseudouridine(1915)-N(3))-methyltransferase RlmH yields MKIKLLVIGKTDDKNLQVLIQKYEQRLKHYIKFDLEIIPDIKNIKKMSEKDQKDKEGQLILKKIAPGDQLWLLDEKGEMFRSVEFSRFLQKKMNTGVKRFVLVIGGPYGFSEAVYNKSTGKISLSKMTFSHQMIRLFAVEQLYRAFSILKNEPYHHE; encoded by the coding sequence ATGAAAATCAAATTACTGGTCATAGGCAAAACGGATGACAAAAATCTACAGGTTTTAATTCAGAAGTATGAGCAGAGATTAAAGCACTATATCAAATTTGACCTGGAAATTATACCCGATATTAAGAACATCAAAAAGATGTCTGAAAAGGATCAAAAGGATAAAGAAGGTCAGTTGATACTTAAAAAGATAGCTCCGGGAGATCAGTTATGGCTTTTGGATGAAAAAGGGGAGATGTTCAGATCGGTGGAATTTTCACGATTCCTTCAAAAGAAAATGAATACAGGAGTAAAAAGATTTGTTCTTGTCATAGGAGGCCCTTATGGGTTCTCAGAAGCAGTTTACAATAAATCGACGGGCAAGATATCCTTGTCAAAAATGACCTTTTCGCATCAAATGATCCGCTTATTTGCTGTTGAACAATTGTACAGAGCTTTTAGTATTTTAAAAAATGAGCCGTATCATCATGAATAA
- a CDS encoding DUF808 domain-containing protein, whose product MTGFFAILDDIAALMDDVALMAKFATKKTAGVLGDDLAVGAEKASSFRASRELPVLWAITKGSFINKLIILPFAFLLSAYAPQFIVPLLLIGGIYLSFEGVEKIIHTFFHKKHEKKVKVQFQSEEELLEVEKAKIKNTILTDFILSLEIIMIALGTVTNEPLIEQILVVSIVAIIATLGVYGIVALMVRMDDAGMRLIQLARGKSQFIKSSFVIIGKGLVYSLPKLIKLLAIIGTIAMLLVGGGMFVHNIQEIHDVLHALPMIVSELLVGLLVGFMAFLLVEGFKKLKKGK is encoded by the coding sequence ATGACAGGTTTTTTTGCAATTTTAGATGATATCGCAGCATTAATGGATGATGTGGCATTAATGGCAAAATTTGCTACAAAAAAAACAGCGGGTGTATTGGGAGATGATCTGGCTGTAGGTGCCGAAAAAGCGTCAAGTTTTCGTGCATCAAGAGAGTTGCCCGTGCTTTGGGCAATTACAAAAGGATCTTTTATCAACAAACTGATCATTCTTCCCTTCGCATTTTTATTAAGTGCCTATGCACCACAATTTATTGTTCCCCTATTACTTATTGGAGGAATTTATTTAAGTTTTGAAGGGGTGGAAAAAATCATACATACTTTTTTTCATAAAAAACATGAAAAAAAGGTAAAGGTTCAGTTTCAAAGTGAAGAGGAATTACTGGAAGTTGAAAAAGCAAAGATTAAAAATACCATTCTTACCGACTTTATTTTGTCTTTGGAAATCATTATGATCGCCTTAGGAACTGTAACTAACGAACCACTTATTGAACAGATTCTTGTTGTTTCCATTGTGGCAATTATAGCGACCCTTGGTGTTTACGGAATTGTTGCATTAATGGTGAGAATGGATGATGCCGGTATGAGATTGATCCAATTGGCAAGAGGTAAAAGTCAATTCATAAAATCATCTTTTGTGATTATCGGAAAGGGTTTGGTGTATTCACTTCCTAAATTGATCAAGTTACTTGCGATCATTGGAACCATAGCTATGTTACTAGTGGGAGGTGGCATGTTCGTGCACAATATTCAGGAAATTCATGATGTCTTACACGCATTACCTATGATCGTTTCTGAGCTTTTGGTTGGGTTGTTAGTAGGTTTTATGGCCTTTCTTCTTGTTGAGGGTTTTAAGAAATTGAAAAAAGGGAAGTAA
- a CDS encoding peptidylprolyl isomerase: MKKLIQEPLVHFLLFGLALFALYGLVNEKDDGANIIVIDDYDMKNIIASWEMQWKRLPTDEELKSLIQQNIKQEIFYQEALKMNLDHNDEIIKRRLAQKMQFLSNDLATITEPSEEDLIDFFEQNADNYLSPYSFSFYQIIFSPDHRNDPKKDALDLKTKVETSDPEQVKNQGDSMPFPYFFENTDANELQRQLGNKFSEELENLVVGQWQGPIKSGFGYHLVYIVDKTAPQRPEFESIRNELLRDLEYSNQQKLDQLIFAELKKKYEIEYELDPEKFDESFVAYLKER, encoded by the coding sequence ATGAAAAAATTAATTCAAGAACCTTTAGTCCATTTTTTGTTGTTTGGCCTGGCTTTATTCGCCCTTTACGGACTTGTAAACGAAAAAGACGATGGTGCCAACATCATAGTGATTGACGATTATGATATGAAAAATATCATCGCTAGCTGGGAAATGCAATGGAAGCGCTTACCTACAGATGAAGAATTAAAAAGTTTGATTCAACAGAATATCAAACAAGAAATTTTTTATCAAGAGGCTCTAAAGATGAATTTGGATCACAATGACGAAATCATAAAACGCAGACTAGCTCAAAAAATGCAGTTTTTATCGAATGACCTGGCAACCATTACTGAACCATCCGAAGAGGATTTAATAGATTTCTTCGAGCAGAATGCTGACAATTATCTCAGTCCTTACTCCTTTTCCTTTTATCAGATCATCTTCAGCCCAGATCATCGAAATGATCCTAAAAAGGATGCGCTTGATCTAAAGACTAAAGTAGAAACCTCTGACCCGGAACAGGTTAAAAATCAAGGTGACTCAATGCCGTTTCCCTATTTTTTCGAAAATACCGATGCCAATGAGTTACAACGACAGCTGGGTAATAAATTTTCCGAAGAGCTGGAAAACTTAGTTGTTGGACAGTGGCAGGGCCCGATAAAATCTGGATTTGGTTATCATTTAGTTTATATCGTTGACAAAACTGCACCCCAAAGACCAGAATTTGAATCAATTAGAAATGAATTGCTTAGAGATCTGGAGTACAGTAACCAGCAAAAACTGGATCAGCTGATTTTTGCGGAATTAAAGAAAAAATATGAAATTGAATATGAACTGGATCCCGAAAAATTTGATGAATCATTCGTAGCGTATTTAAAGGAAAGATAA
- a CDS encoding MarC family protein: MTELISTFIFFFAVIDPIGSVPVFIAVTDGLSEKEKRITAFKAVFVSFLVLQFFIIAGEIILDGIQVPLPAFQIAGGIVLFLFALTMKFGDSKPDEEIKFQCFKNPLLDPLLATDP, encoded by the coding sequence ATGACCGAACTGATCTCTACGTTTATTTTCTTTTTTGCTGTGATTGATCCCATTGGTTCTGTTCCTGTCTTTATAGCTGTAACAGATGGACTAAGTGAAAAAGAAAAAAGAATTACGGCATTTAAGGCTGTCTTTGTTTCATTTCTGGTTTTGCAGTTCTTTATCATAGCGGGTGAAATAATCTTAGATGGAATCCAGGTTCCTTTACCTGCTTTTCAAATAGCAGGAGGAATTGTTCTTTTTCTTTTTGCCCTAACCATGAAATTCGGCGACAGTAAACCAGATGAAGAAATAAAATTTCAATGCTTTAAGAATCCTCTTTTGGATCCTCTTTTAGCGACGGATCCATGA
- a CDS encoding protein-L-isoaspartate(D-aspartate) O-methyltransferase: MIINDSNRHKGLRNQLVSTIKRKGIKDKMVLDAIAKVPRHLFMDSGFVDFAYQDKPFPIGADQTISQPYTVAFQTELLEVKPGQKILEIGTGSGYQTAVLIELKAQVYSIERQKELYTKVKKFLPKVGYVPKKIVFGDGYKGLPEDAPFDGIIVTAGAPYVPKELLGQLKIGGKLVIPVGDDIQVMTVFTRTGEKKFEKLEYGDFRFVPMLKEKN; encoded by the coding sequence ATGATAATAAATGATTCTAACAGACATAAAGGCCTGAGAAATCAGTTGGTTTCAACGATCAAGCGCAAAGGGATTAAAGATAAAATGGTACTGGATGCTATTGCTAAAGTGCCGAGGCATCTTTTTATGGATTCGGGATTTGTCGATTTTGCCTATCAGGACAAACCCTTTCCCATTGGTGCAGATCAAACCATTTCACAGCCCTATACGGTGGCTTTCCAAACGGAACTACTGGAAGTCAAACCTGGGCAAAAAATACTTGAAATTGGTACCGGGTCAGGTTACCAGACCGCGGTACTTATTGAATTGAAAGCACAGGTTTACAGTATAGAAAGACAAAAGGAACTTTACACTAAGGTGAAGAAGTTCCTGCCTAAGGTTGGTTATGTACCCAAGAAGATTGTTTTTGGAGATGGCTATAAGGGACTTCCTGAAGATGCTCCATTTGACGGAATAATTGTAACGGCCGGGGCACCCTATGTACCCAAAGAACTATTGGGACAATTAAAAATAGGGGGAAAGCTGGTGATTCCGGTTGGCGATGATATTCAGGTGATGACTGTTTTTACAAGAACCGGTGAAAAGAAATTTGAAAAACTGGAGTACGGTGATTTTAGATTTGTACCGATGTTGAAAGAAAAAAATTAA
- a CDS encoding sulfurtransferase encodes MSEIQIKTPLVETDWLRSNLNASNLVILDATLPKAVQGNTVELPQVQITGARFFDIKNEFSDVHATYPNTWPGEKAFVEAARRLGINQKSAIVVYDDHGIYSSARAWWMFRAMGHHNVAVLNGGLPAWISMGGITEPKVRSEFDEGDFDGKFNNDFIIDHKKVFKNLHDDKQLVLDARAKDRFLGVVEEPRKGLRSGHIPGSESLPYTDLLTDGTMRDAKELSSLFSKFPKKEKGLIFSCGSGITACALALGAELSGLKNISVYDGSWTEWGSMDDLPIEKG; translated from the coding sequence ATGTCTGAAATTCAGATTAAAACTCCATTGGTGGAAACGGATTGGTTGCGCAGTAATTTGAATGCATCAAACCTTGTGATTCTGGATGCAACCTTGCCTAAGGCTGTTCAGGGAAATACTGTTGAGTTGCCACAAGTACAAATTACAGGAGCACGATTTTTTGATATTAAAAATGAATTCAGCGATGTTCATGCAACTTATCCTAATACCTGGCCTGGTGAAAAGGCGTTTGTAGAAGCGGCAAGAAGGCTTGGAATCAACCAGAAGTCAGCAATCGTGGTTTATGATGATCATGGGATCTATTCAAGCGCAAGGGCATGGTGGATGTTCCGCGCGATGGGGCATCATAATGTTGCTGTGTTAAATGGGGGACTTCCGGCCTGGATATCTATGGGTGGAATCACGGAACCAAAGGTGAGGAGCGAGTTTGATGAAGGCGATTTTGACGGTAAATTCAACAACGATTTTATTATTGATCATAAAAAAGTGTTTAAAAACCTGCATGATGACAAGCAATTGGTTCTTGATGCCAGGGCAAAAGATCGTTTTCTGGGTGTGGTGGAGGAACCAAGAAAAGGATTACGAAGCGGACATATTCCTGGTTCCGAGAGTTTGCCTTACACGGATCTTTTAACGGATGGCACTATGCGTGATGCGAAAGAGCTGAGCAGCTTATTTTCTAAGTTTCCCAAAAAAGAAAAAGGCCTCATATTTTCTTGTGGTTCCGGAATAACAGCCTGTGCATTAGCTTTAGGGGCTGAATTAAGCGGATTAAAGAATATATCGGTCTATGACGGGTCCTGGACAGAGTGGGGCAGTATGGACGATTTGCCCATTGAAAAGGGATAA
- the nadC gene encoding carboxylating nicotinate-nucleotide diphosphorylase gives MISKEQMSIELQGIIKNGIREDIGEGDHSSLACIPKDAKGKAKLLVKENGIIAGVEFAKMIFREVDPDLKVETFIDDGTLVNEGDIVFFVTGSSQSILKAERLVLNAMQRMSAIATKTKKFVDLLKGTRTKILDTRKTTPGIRAIEKWAVKIGGGVNHRFALYDMIMLKDNHIDFAGGVHRAIKKTKNYLKENNLDLKIIVEARSLEEIESILDHDGIHRILIDNFNYEDTEKAVKLIAGQCETESSGGITLQTARKYAECGVDYISSGAITHSISNMDLSLKAI, from the coding sequence ATGATCAGTAAAGAACAGATGTCTATTGAGCTTCAGGGAATTATTAAAAATGGTATTCGTGAAGATATTGGTGAAGGTGATCATAGTTCACTTGCCTGTATTCCAAAAGATGCCAAGGGCAAAGCGAAACTGCTTGTAAAGGAGAATGGGATCATTGCCGGGGTGGAATTTGCTAAGATGATTTTTAGGGAGGTAGACCCTGATTTAAAAGTTGAAACCTTTATCGATGACGGAACCCTGGTTAATGAGGGAGATATTGTGTTTTTTGTGACGGGAAGTTCTCAATCGATTTTAAAGGCTGAAAGACTGGTTTTAAATGCCATGCAGCGAATGAGTGCAATTGCCACCAAAACCAAGAAATTTGTTGATCTCCTAAAAGGTACCCGAACCAAAATACTTGATACAAGAAAAACAACTCCTGGCATCAGAGCCATCGAGAAATGGGCAGTTAAAATTGGTGGGGGTGTGAATCATCGATTCGCATTGTATGACATGATCATGCTAAAAGACAATCATATTGATTTTGCCGGCGGAGTGCACAGGGCCATTAAAAAGACTAAAAATTACCTTAAGGAGAATAATCTGGATCTTAAGATTATAGTGGAAGCCAGGAGTTTAGAGGAAATAGAATCCATACTTGATCACGATGGCATTCACCGGATCCTCATTGATAATTTTAATTACGAGGACACAGAAAAAGCGGTCAAACTCATTGCCGGGCAATGTGAAACGGAATCTTCGGGTGGAATAACACTTCAAACGGCAAGAAAATATGCAGAATGCGGTGTGGATTATATTTCCTCAGGAGCAATTACGCATTCGATAAGCAATATGGATCTCAGTTTAAAAGCCATATAA
- a CDS encoding HupE/UreJ family protein yields MKRSYLVFTLLWFLFSIPSANGHEIRPAYLQIIQVSENSYEVFWKVPSMGDAVPKIQPVFPSSFSIENLKTPNQIPGSVIYYYLIRSEESLQGKELYIKGLDKTLIDVLVTVTYLNGEKATLLLQADKDSSLIPGQTSAMGVVKTYTILGIEHILLGIDHLLFVLALIMITKGKWKILKTITAFTIAHSITLSLAALGYVDFPGAPVEAVIALSIVFLALEILKNINGEQTLTSKKPWIVAFSFGLLHGFGFAGALSDIGLPQQEIPLALAFFNVGVELGQLIFVVFVLGLIKLLSLYKNWPVYSKKIPAYAIGSLAAFWMIQRVVAFWE; encoded by the coding sequence ATGAAAAGGTCCTATTTAGTATTTACGCTACTATGGTTTTTATTTAGCATACCTTCAGCAAACGGGCATGAGATAAGGCCTGCTTACTTGCAAATTATTCAGGTTTCTGAAAATTCCTATGAAGTTTTCTGGAAAGTTCCAAGTATGGGTGATGCAGTACCCAAGATTCAGCCGGTTTTTCCAAGTTCATTTTCCATTGAGAACTTAAAAACTCCCAATCAAATTCCGGGTTCGGTTATTTACTATTATTTGATTCGTTCTGAGGAATCCTTACAAGGAAAAGAATTGTATATCAAGGGGCTTGACAAGACCCTGATCGATGTACTGGTAACGGTAACATATCTTAATGGTGAAAAGGCCACCTTACTGCTTCAGGCAGATAAAGACAGTAGCCTGATCCCAGGTCAAACCAGTGCTATGGGCGTTGTTAAAACCTATACTATTCTGGGGATAGAACATATATTACTTGGAATTGATCACCTATTATTTGTTCTTGCCTTGATCATGATCACGAAAGGAAAATGGAAGATTCTCAAGACAATTACTGCGTTTACAATTGCACATAGCATTACCTTATCCCTTGCTGCGCTTGGTTATGTAGATTTCCCAGGGGCCCCTGTAGAAGCTGTAATCGCGCTGAGTATCGTTTTTTTAGCTTTGGAAATTTTAAAGAACATCAACGGAGAACAAACCCTTACGAGCAAAAAGCCCTGGATTGTTGCCTTTAGTTTCGGGTTACTCCATGGCTTTGGCTTTGCCGGCGCATTGTCAGATATCGGACTTCCTCAACAGGAAATTCCTCTTGCCCTCGCTTTCTTTAACGTTGGAGTTGAACTGGGCCAGCTTATCTTTGTTGTGTTTGTTCTGGGATTGATCAAACTATTGTCTCTATACAAAAACTGGCCGGTTTACAGCAAAAAAATTCCTGCTTATGCTATAGGTTCATTGGCTGCATTCTGGATGATACAACGTGTTGTTGCTTTTTGGGAATAA
- a CDS encoding DUF3604 domain-containing protein: MRYLSLFLLSMLFFISCENEKKQDITTDENLQEETTSTTSESYPTEVYFGDTHLHTDLSMDAGAFGNRIGMDEAYQFARGDEVTSSTGIKTKLSKPLDFLVVADHSDGMGFFPDLMAGKEHVMQYEESVKWKKLIDEGKGGEAAIDIIKTFSQGNFPFKTNEVSMMTPVWKNVVDAAEKYNDPGKFTAFIGYEWTSLIKGNNLHRVVIYRDNGDVAIKQLPFTNEDSSDPERLWDNLESYEKNTGGKVLAIPHNGNLSNGMMFAETTVSGKAYDKKYVDRRARWEPLYEATQIKGDGEAHPFLSPNDEFADYENWDKGNLDMSEAKTNEMLEYEYTRSALKLGLKFKKELGTNPYKFGLIGSTDSHTSLATGDEDNFFGKASNVEPGKDRWNHPFLSSDKGTVNTWETVASGYAAVWAQENTRASLWDAMMRKETYATTGSRMKVRFFGGWEYTKADLGNEMVKMGYEKGVPMGGDLAKGEGKSPTFLVYALMDPDRGSLDRIQIVKGWVSEDGNLNEKVYDVAWSGDRKPGADGKVPSVGNTVNTNDATWDNSIGATELKNVWTDPEFDPAAEAFYYVRVIEIPTPRWTLYDKIRYGAELSEEVPLTTTERAYTSPIWYSPTY; this comes from the coding sequence ATGCGTTATCTATCCCTCTTTCTATTGTCGATGCTGTTCTTTATTTCCTGCGAAAATGAAAAAAAGCAAGACATAACCACTGATGAAAATTTACAGGAAGAAACAACTTCAACAACTTCTGAGTCCTATCCAACTGAGGTTTATTTTGGAGATACTCATCTCCACACGGATCTGTCTATGGATGCCGGAGCCTTCGGTAACAGAATTGGTATGGATGAAGCTTATCAGTTCGCACGTGGAGACGAAGTGACTTCTTCTACCGGCATCAAAACCAAGTTAAGCAAGCCTCTGGATTTTCTTGTCGTTGCCGATCATTCGGACGGAATGGGATTTTTTCCTGATCTGATGGCAGGTAAAGAGCATGTCATGCAATACGAGGAATCAGTTAAATGGAAAAAACTTATTGATGAAGGGAAGGGTGGCGAAGCTGCTATTGATATAATCAAAACATTTTCACAGGGAAATTTTCCTTTTAAAACAAATGAAGTGAGCATGATGACGCCTGTTTGGAAGAATGTTGTTGATGCTGCGGAAAAATATAATGATCCAGGTAAATTCACAGCTTTTATTGGTTATGAGTGGACCTCCTTGATCAAAGGAAACAACTTACACAGGGTCGTTATTTACAGGGATAATGGAGATGTAGCCATTAAGCAACTACCATTTACAAACGAAGACAGTTCCGATCCGGAAAGGCTTTGGGACAATCTTGAAAGCTATGAAAAAAATACAGGAGGAAAAGTACTTGCTATTCCTCATAATGGTAACCTGAGTAATGGAATGATGTTTGCCGAGACCACAGTTTCAGGAAAAGCCTATGACAAAAAGTATGTAGATAGAAGAGCAAGATGGGAACCTCTTTATGAAGCCACCCAGATCAAAGGTGACGGAGAAGCTCATCCGTTCTTGTCACCTAATGATGAATTTGCAGATTACGAAAACTGGGATAAGGGTAATCTTGATATGAGCGAGGCGAAAACTAACGAGATGCTGGAGTATGAATATACACGCTCTGCATTAAAATTAGGCTTGAAATTCAAAAAAGAACTGGGAACCAATCCCTATAAGTTCGGATTAATTGGTAGTACGGACTCCCACACCTCGCTGGCAACTGGTGATGAAGATAACTTCTTCGGAAAGGCTTCCAATGTTGAGCCTGGCAAGGATCGATGGAATCATCCTTTTCTCTCTTCTGATAAGGGTACTGTAAATACATGGGAAACCGTGGCTTCTGGCTATGCTGCTGTTTGGGCACAGGAAAATACCAGAGCCTCATTATGGGATGCGATGATGAGAAAAGAAACCTATGCCACTACGGGATCAAGAATGAAAGTTCGCTTTTTTGGTGGATGGGAGTATACGAAGGCTGATCTTGGCAACGAGATGGTAAAAATGGGATATGAAAAAGGTGTACCGATGGGTGGTGACCTTGCAAAAGGCGAAGGTAAGTCTCCAACATTCCTGGTTTATGCCTTAATGGATCCCGACCGCGGTAGCCTTGATAGAATCCAAATTGTCAAAGGTTGGGTGAGTGAAGATGGAAATTTAAACGAAAAAGTTTATGACGTGGCCTGGAGTGGTGACAGAAAACCCGGGGCTGATGGAAAAGTGCCTTCAGTAGGAAACACAGTCAATACGAATGATGCAACCTGGGATAACTCTATTGGTGCGACTGAGCTGAAAAATGTATGGACAGATCCTGAATTTGATCCTGCAGCTGAGGCCTTTTATTATGTTCGGGTCATTGAAATTCCAACTCCAAGATGGACCCTCTATGACAAAATCAGATATGGTGCAGAGCTGTCAGAAGAGGTTCCTCTTACAACTACTGAACGTGCCTATACCTCGCCTATCTGGTATTCTCCAACCTATTAA